A stretch of Zootoca vivipara chromosome 13, rZooViv1.1, whole genome shotgun sequence DNA encodes these proteins:
- the LOC132593138 gene encoding uncharacterized protein LOC132593138, translating to MDKDNRHIKVMTLEDEPLRSEGVQHATEEERRTSTSRFRADEAAGPKPKGRSVADMPGSERKVRCCKEKYCIGTWNVRTMNRGKLDVVKNEMTRINIDILGISELKWKGMGEFSSGDYHIYYCGQESCRRNGVALIVNKRVAKAVMGCNLKNDRMISIRIQGRPFNITVIQVYAPTTGAEESEIDQFYEDLQHLLEMTPKKDVLLITGDWNAKVGNQEIKGTTGKFGLGVQNEAGQRLIEFCQENKLVITNTLFQQHKRRLYTWISPNGQHRNQIDYILCSQRWRSSIQSAKTRPGADCNSDHQLLIAKFQLKLKKVGKTTGPVRYNLNQIPYEYTVEVRNRFKDLDLVDRVPEELWMEARNIIQEAATKTIPRKRKCKKAKWLSNEALQIAEERRQAKCKGDRERYRKLNADFQKTARRDKRVFLNEQCKEIEENNRMGKTRDLFKKIGDMKGTFRTKITIIKDKSGKDLTEAEDIKKRWQEYTEELYQKDMEVSYTSGSVVADLEPDILESEVKWALESTANNKASGSDDIPAELFKILKDDAVKVLHPICQQVWKTQQWPEDWRRSVYIPIPKKGSAKECSNYRTIALISHASKVMLKILQGRLRQYVDRELPEVQAGFRKGRGTRDQIANMRWIMEKAREFQKNVYFCFIDYAKAFDCVDHSKLWQVLKEMGVPDHLI from the coding sequence atggacaaagacaacaggcatataaaagttatgacgctggaagatgagcccctcaggtcggaaggcgtccaacatgctactgaggaagagcggaggacaagtacaagtagattcagagctgatgaagcggctgggccaaagccgaaaggacgctcagttgcggatatgcctggaagcgaaaggaaagtccgatgctgtaaagaaaaatattgcataggaacctggaatgtaagaaccatgaatagaggtaagctggatgtggtcaaaaatgagatgacaagaataaatatcgacatcctgggcatcagtgaactaaaatggaagggaatgggtgaattcagttcgggtgactatcatatctactactgtgggcaagaatcctgtagaagaaatggagtggccctcatagtcaacaaaagagtggcaaaagctgtgatgggatgcaatctcaaaaatgacagaatgatctcgatacgaatccaaggcagaccttttaacatcacagtaatccaagtttatgcaccaactaccggtgctgaagaaagtgaaattgaccaattctatgaagacctacaacaccttctagaaatgacaccaaagaaggatgttcttctcattacaggggattggaatgctaaagtagggaatcaagagataaaaggaacaactggcaagtttggccttggagttcaaaatgaagcagggcaaaggctaatagagttctgtcaagagaacaagctggtcatcacaaacactctcttccaacaacacaagagacgactctacacatggatatcaccaaatgggcagcatcgaaatcagattgattatattctctgcagccaaagatggagaagctctatacagtcagcaaaaacaagacctggagctgactgtaactcagatcatcagcttcttatagcaaaattccagcttaaactgaagaaagtaggaaaaaccactgggccagtaagatacaatctgaatcaaatcccttatgaatacacagtggaagtgaggaacaggtttaaggatttagatttggtggacagagtgcctgaagaactatggatggaggctcgtaacattatacaggaggcagcaacgaaaaccatcccaaggaaaaggaaatgcaagaaagcaaaatggctgtccaacgaggccttacaaatagcggaggagaggaggcaagcaaaatgcaagggagatagggaaagatacaggaaactgaatgcagatttccaaaaaacagcaaggagagacaagagggtcttcttaaatgagcaatgcaaagaaatagaggaaaacaatagaatggggaaaaccagagatctgttcaagaaaattggagatatgaaaggaacatttcgtacaaagattaccataatcaaggacaaaagtggtaaggacctaacagaagcagaagacatcaagaagaggtggcaagaatacacagaggaattataccagaaagacatggaggtttcgtacacctcaggtagtgtggttgctgaccttgagccagacatcttggagagtgaagtcaaatgggccttagaaagcactgctaataacaaggccagtggaagtgatgatattccagctgaactatttaaaattttaaaagatgatgctgttaaggtgctacacccaatatgccagcaagtttggaaaactcagcaatggccagaggattggagaagatcagtctacatcccaattccaaagaagggcagtgccaaagaatgctccaactaccgcacaattgcgctcatttcacacgctagcaaggttatgcttaaaattctacaaggcaggcttaggcagtatgtggaccgagaactcccagaagtgcaagctggatttcgaaagggcagaggaaccagagaccaaatagcaaacatgcgctggattatggagaaagctagagagttccagaaaaacgtctacttctgcttcattgactatgcaaaagcctttgactgtgtcgaccacagcaaactatggcaagttcttaaagaaatgggagtgcctgatcacctcatc